The genome window ATTTGAGTACCCTCCCCTGCGTTGACTTTCTCGAAATCGACATCTTTTCTCAAAACTACAAAACCCACACCTTCTTGAATTTCAATTTTTTCAAAATTGCTAACTTTTGCCAAAAATAGGTGATTTTTTTGGATAAATTCGGGATTGTTGTTTTTTATGTAAAGAAAAGTTGTGATAAATTCAACTTTGCAATCGCTTTTTAGGCTGGTTTCTTCCTCCAATTCTCGGACTGCTGCTTGC of Oscillatoria nigro-viridis PCC 7112 contains these proteins:
- a CDS encoding NUDIX domain-containing protein — encoded protein: MNIPNSIVRIFIMLPNGQIVAQLRDNIPGIASQGMLSTFGGGVDIGESPQQAAVRELEEETSLKSDCKVEFITTFLYIKNNNPEFIQKNHLFLAKVSNFEKIEIQEGVGFVVLRKDVDFEKVNAGEGTQMAWKLLQEYLKSNNLCM